One segment of Gemmatimonadaceae bacterium DNA contains the following:
- a CDS encoding thiamine pyrophosphate-dependent enzyme: MSQVRIDQLIPEGKLLASGHLACPGCAAPLAMKLALNALGPNTVAVIPASCFTIISGPWPQSSLQVPVFHTAFATGPAVASGVRAALDMQGKHDTNVIVWVGDGGTFDIGLQSLSGAAERNENIMYFCYDNEAYMNTGIQRSSATPWGAWTTTTPAQFPEASPKKDMLAIMAAHGIPYAATATPAYPADFIEKVMKMKQARGTRFMHLLSPCPPGWKCGDDEGLELARLAVQSRVFPMLEVEYGQRWRLTMDHAGDPVEPYLRRQGRFRHLNAEQVTHIQSEIDARWAQLQRRLDAETLAAV; the protein is encoded by the coding sequence GTGAGCCAGGTGCGCATCGACCAACTCATCCCCGAGGGGAAGCTGCTCGCCTCCGGTCACCTCGCGTGTCCCGGCTGCGCGGCACCGCTGGCCATGAAGCTCGCGCTGAACGCGCTTGGGCCGAACACGGTGGCGGTGATCCCGGCGAGCTGCTTCACGATCATCTCCGGGCCGTGGCCGCAGAGTTCGCTGCAGGTGCCGGTCTTTCACACCGCGTTCGCGACCGGCCCCGCCGTGGCGTCCGGCGTGCGCGCGGCGCTCGACATGCAGGGGAAGCACGACACAAACGTGATCGTCTGGGTGGGCGATGGCGGCACGTTCGACATCGGCCTGCAGTCGCTGTCGGGCGCGGCGGAGCGCAACGAGAACATCATGTACTTCTGCTACGACAACGAGGCGTACATGAACACCGGCATCCAGCGCTCGTCGGCGACGCCGTGGGGCGCGTGGACGACGACGACGCCGGCGCAGTTCCCGGAGGCCTCGCCCAAGAAGGACATGCTGGCGATCATGGCGGCGCACGGCATCCCATACGCGGCGACGGCGACGCCGGCCTACCCGGCCGACTTCATCGAGAAAGTCATGAAGATGAAGCAGGCGCGCGGCACGCGGTTCATGCATTTGTTGTCGCCGTGTCCGCCGGGGTGGAAGTGCGGCGACGACGAGGGACTCGAACTCGCGCGCCTGGCGGTGCAGAGCCGCGTCTTCCCGATGCTCGAGGTGGAGTACGGACAGCGCTGGCGGCTCACGATGGATCATGCGGGCGATCCAGTGGAGCCGTACCTGCGGCGCCAGGGGCGGTTCCGCCACCTGAACGCCGAGCAGGTGACGCACATCCAGTCGGAGATCGACGCGCGGTGGGCGCAGTTGCAGCGGCGGCTCGACGCGGAGACGCTCGCTGCCGTGTGA
- a CDS encoding NAD(P)-binding protein: MTTTPGPHAVPQVAMSSTSTLVTRTGSWKYQMPAYHDRVAPCNARCPVGIDIEGYMNLLREGRVDEARDLLLTENPLPAVTGRVCHHPCENACNRHALDGAVAIHAVERMLGDLAHQRPAPVVRGTPRAERVAVVGSGPAGLACGYHLARLGYGVTIFESADAAGGMLRLGIPEYRLRRDVLDRDIARVAAHGVEIKCGVRVGTDIAWSELTKSFNAVCISTGAHTSRALGVPGEDLAGVRPGLAFLREVNSGKRPALGQRVLVVGGGNTAMDCARSAMRLGAKVTVAYRRTREQMPAIKEEIEDAMREGAEFVFLANPLSFNETNGRVSAMVCERMALGEPDASGRRRPVPTGEQFTLEADTVLTAIGESSALQNFFPDVEGSDSGLRVDALGGTTRDLLYASGDVTDLERTVADALGAGKRAAIGIDRHLRHHHGDTAELNALRFAEGNLSAARWSGRDPIRRTAPLNTVVKPDDLNFTQFRRVERHADPHLPSDLAAQGFDEVNAGLSAADAMDEAQRCLNCGVCTECDVCLIFCPDAAITHAEGGAYVVAMDYCKGCGICAAECPRGAITMTQDRP, encoded by the coding sequence ATGACGACGACCCCGGGCCCGCATGCGGTGCCGCAGGTGGCGATGAGCAGCACCTCCACGCTGGTCACGCGCACGGGATCGTGGAAATACCAGATGCCCGCCTACCACGACCGCGTGGCGCCGTGCAACGCGCGATGCCCGGTGGGGATCGACATCGAAGGGTACATGAACCTGCTCCGCGAGGGGCGGGTGGACGAGGCGCGCGACCTGCTGCTCACGGAGAATCCCCTGCCGGCCGTGACCGGACGGGTGTGCCATCACCCGTGCGAGAACGCGTGCAATCGCCACGCGCTCGACGGCGCGGTGGCCATTCACGCCGTCGAACGCATGCTGGGCGACCTCGCGCACCAGCGTCCCGCGCCGGTGGTGCGGGGGACGCCGCGCGCCGAGCGCGTGGCGGTGGTGGGCTCGGGACCGGCGGGACTGGCCTGCGGCTATCATCTCGCCCGGCTCGGGTATGGCGTCACCATCTTCGAGTCGGCCGATGCGGCCGGCGGCATGCTGCGCCTCGGGATCCCCGAGTATCGCCTGCGGCGCGACGTGCTCGACCGCGACATCGCGCGCGTGGCGGCGCACGGGGTCGAGATCAAGTGCGGCGTGCGCGTGGGAACCGACATTGCGTGGAGCGAGCTGACCAAGTCGTTCAACGCGGTCTGCATCTCGACCGGCGCCCACACGAGCCGCGCGCTCGGGGTGCCGGGCGAGGACCTGGCGGGTGTCCGCCCCGGACTGGCCTTCCTGCGTGAAGTGAACAGCGGCAAGCGCCCCGCCCTGGGCCAGCGCGTGCTGGTCGTGGGCGGCGGCAACACCGCGATGGATTGTGCGCGCTCGGCGATGCGGCTCGGCGCCAAGGTGACCGTCGCGTATCGTCGCACGCGCGAGCAGATGCCGGCCATCAAGGAAGAGATCGAGGACGCGATGCGCGAGGGGGCGGAGTTCGTCTTCCTCGCCAACCCGCTCTCGTTCAATGAAACGAACGGCCGCGTCAGCGCCATGGTGTGCGAGCGCATGGCGCTGGGCGAGCCCGATGCGAGCGGCCGCCGCCGTCCGGTGCCGACCGGCGAGCAGTTCACGCTCGAGGCCGACACGGTGCTGACGGCGATCGGCGAGTCGTCCGCGTTGCAGAACTTCTTCCCTGACGTCGAGGGGTCCGACTCCGGCCTGCGCGTCGACGCGCTGGGCGGCACGACCAGGGACCTGCTCTATGCGAGCGGGGACGTGACCGATCTGGAGCGCACGGTGGCTGACGCGCTCGGCGCGGGCAAGCGCGCGGCGATCGGCATCGACCGGCACTTGCGGCATCATCACGGCGACACGGCCGAGCTCAACGCGCTGCGATTCGCCGAGGGCAACCTGAGCGCCGCGCGCTGGAGCGGACGCGATCCGATTCGTCGCACGGCGCCGCTCAACACCGTGGTGAAGCCCGACGACCTGAACTTCACGCAGTTCCGCCGCGTCGAGCGGCACGCCGATCCGCACCTGCCGAGCGACCTCGCCGCGCAGGGCTTTGACGAGGTGAACGCGGGGCTCTCCGCCGCGGACGCGATGGACGAGGCGCAGCGCTGCCTCAACTGCGGCGTCTGCACCGAGTGCGACGTCTGCCTGATCTTCTGCCCGGACGCGGCCATCACGCACGCCGAGGGCGGCGCGTATGTGGTGGCGATGGACTACTGCAAGGGATGCGGCATCTGCGCCGCGGAGTGTCCGCGAGGGGCGATCACCATGACGCAGGACCGGCCATGA
- a CDS encoding M20/M25/M40 family metallo-hydrolase: MIIPMNAIRRIAILALLLGTTAAAAGGPASVDWAMVAKIREEGLQRSRVMDLESYMTDVLGARLTMSRDMQRAQQWASAEMTRIGLVNVAFEPFMDYGVTWDNEYVSLHLLAPDYTPITAYPIAHTNGTNGKVVAEAVLLDLQSRADLEKYRGTLRGKAVLVTPPAPVNTDAMAAGTPRLTEAELAAIERTVIVPPRPAPPRTVRNPELLSAVEKTAFYAAEGVAVVLQSESGGVGYVRGFSRPGSREDGWARAGMLASPAIVAVTPEHYNRMHRILTRGIPVKIEVEVRNRIGEKVEQAANLIGEIPGTDLKDEVVMIGAHFDTWHASPNSSDNTSGVAVALEAARILKAVGVKPRRTIRVALWNGEEQGLWGSRAYVRTHFGSPRDSLNPPKPAYEKLSAYFNQDYGAGQYRGIYLQGNEAARTMLAAWMEPFRDFGMTTVSNQSVGSTDHVPFDDAGLPGFQFIQDRLPGSAGHTNLDYLETINANDLMKNAVVMASYAYHAAMADERVPRKKVAK; the protein is encoded by the coding sequence GTGATCATTCCCATGAACGCCATTCGCCGCATCGCGATCCTCGCCCTGTTGCTGGGCACGACTGCCGCCGCCGCTGGCGGCCCCGCCTCCGTCGACTGGGCGATGGTCGCGAAGATCCGCGAGGAGGGTCTCCAGCGCTCGCGCGTGATGGACCTCGAGTCGTACATGACCGACGTCCTCGGCGCGCGGCTCACCATGTCACGCGACATGCAGCGCGCGCAGCAGTGGGCGTCCGCCGAGATGACGCGTATCGGGCTCGTGAACGTCGCATTCGAGCCGTTCATGGACTACGGCGTCACGTGGGACAACGAGTACGTCTCGCTGCACCTGCTCGCGCCCGACTACACGCCGATAACGGCCTATCCGATCGCGCACACCAACGGCACGAACGGCAAGGTGGTGGCGGAGGCCGTGCTCCTGGACCTGCAGTCACGCGCCGACCTGGAGAAGTACCGCGGCACGCTGCGCGGCAAGGCGGTGCTGGTCACGCCGCCCGCGCCGGTGAACACCGACGCGATGGCGGCGGGCACGCCGCGGCTCACCGAGGCCGAGCTGGCCGCGATCGAGCGCACGGTGATCGTGCCCCCGCGTCCGGCGCCGCCACGCACGGTGCGGAATCCGGAGCTGCTCTCCGCGGTGGAGAAGACGGCGTTTTACGCCGCGGAGGGCGTGGCCGTCGTCCTGCAGAGTGAAAGCGGCGGCGTCGGCTACGTGCGGGGCTTCTCTCGTCCCGGCTCACGCGAAGACGGATGGGCGCGCGCCGGGATGCTGGCGTCGCCGGCCATCGTGGCCGTCACGCCCGAGCACTACAACCGCATGCATCGAATTCTCACGCGCGGCATACCCGTGAAGATCGAGGTCGAGGTGCGCAACCGGATTGGCGAGAAGGTGGAGCAGGCGGCCAACCTCATCGGCGAAATCCCGGGCACCGACCTGAAGGACGAAGTCGTGATGATCGGCGCCCACTTCGACACCTGGCACGCCAGCCCGAACTCGAGCGACAACACTTCCGGCGTCGCGGTGGCGCTCGAGGCGGCGCGCATCCTGAAGGCGGTGGGCGTGAAGCCGCGGCGCACCATCCGCGTGGCGCTCTGGAACGGCGAAGAGCAGGGGCTCTGGGGATCGCGGGCGTACGTGCGCACGCATTTCGGTTCGCCTCGCGACTCGCTAAACCCGCCCAAGCCGGCGTACGAGAAGCTCTCGGCGTACTTCAACCAGGATTACGGGGCGGGGCAGTACCGCGGCATCTACCTGCAGGGGAACGAAGCGGCGCGCACGATGCTCGCCGCGTGGATGGAGCCCTTCCGCGACTTCGGGATGACCACCGTGAGCAACCAGAGCGTCGGCAGCACCGACCACGTGCCGTTCGACGACGCGGGGCTGCCGGGCTTCCAGTTCATCCAGGACCGCCTGCCGGGGAGCGCCGGGCACACCAATCTCGATTACCTCGAGACGATCAATGCCAACGACCTTATGAAGAACGCCGTCGTGATGGCATCGTACGCGTATCATGCGGCGATGGCGGATGAGCGCGTGCCGCGGAAGAAGGTTGCGAAGTGA
- a CDS encoding MtrB/PioB family outer membrane beta-barrel protein, protein MRTSYIFSAALLVLASASVAGAQQKAAAPAKPAWEQTWELGFRSTTTTGDEGRYQRYEDLKSGLASKILIGKETDAVAYDFSAANVGYDDQNFSFSYNRYGKAKFTLDFNGQPLNYAFNTLTPFRDAGNNKWTLDPALRTRVQNKEVGVVGIGTTAATNVASIYRSIATEFPMSAQRNTLDMGLKYTLNKLASVDFSYKMVQKSGNQPWGAAFAFSDAQELPMTLDNGVNEITAGLELAKNEYGMVRAEYQGSFFKQNLASMEWDNPLRATDFDNGKTPPAGPWDPSGYSNGNGPAFGRMSMAPSSAMNTLKLTALYKMPNHTTLNGQIALIRMTQDDDLLPFTTNTKIAQPATYAFFPGLASLHRPTAEGQVDALN, encoded by the coding sequence ATGCGCACTAGCTACATTTTCTCGGCCGCGCTCCTCGTGCTCGCTTCCGCCAGCGTGGCGGGAGCGCAGCAGAAGGCGGCGGCGCCGGCAAAGCCGGCTTGGGAACAGACCTGGGAGCTCGGCTTCCGGTCCACGACGACCACCGGCGACGAGGGCCGCTATCAGCGGTATGAGGACCTCAAGTCCGGCCTGGCCAGCAAGATCCTCATCGGCAAGGAAACCGACGCCGTGGCCTATGATTTCAGCGCCGCGAACGTCGGGTACGATGATCAGAATTTCTCGTTCAGCTACAACCGGTATGGCAAGGCGAAGTTCACGCTCGACTTCAATGGCCAGCCGCTGAACTATGCGTTCAACACCCTGACGCCCTTCCGGGACGCCGGGAACAACAAGTGGACGCTCGACCCGGCGCTCCGCACCCGCGTGCAGAACAAGGAAGTGGGTGTGGTCGGCATCGGCACGACGGCCGCGACCAACGTGGCCTCGATCTACCGGTCGATCGCCACGGAGTTCCCGATGTCGGCGCAGCGCAACACGCTCGACATGGGCCTCAAGTACACGCTCAACAAGCTGGCCAGCGTCGACTTCAGCTACAAGATGGTGCAGAAGTCGGGCAACCAGCCGTGGGGCGCGGCCTTCGCGTTCAGCGACGCGCAGGAACTGCCCATGACGCTCGACAACGGCGTCAATGAGATCACCGCCGGCCTCGAGCTCGCCAAGAACGAGTACGGCATGGTCCGCGCCGAGTACCAGGGTTCGTTCTTCAAGCAGAACCTGGCCTCGATGGAATGGGACAACCCGCTCCGCGCGACGGACTTCGACAACGGCAAGACGCCGCCGGCCGGTCCGTGGGATCCGAGCGGCTATTCCAACGGCAACGGCCCGGCGTTCGGCCGCATGTCGATGGCGCCGAGCAGCGCGATGAACACGCTGAAGCTCACGGCGCTGTACAAGATGCCGAACCACACGACGCTGAACGGCCAGATCGCGCTCATTCGCATGACGCAGGACGATGACCTCCTGCCGTTCACGACGAACACGAAGATCGCGCAGCCCGCGACCTACGCGTTCTTCCCCGGCCTGGCGTCCCTGCACCGCCCGACCGCCGAAGGCCAGGTGGATGCCCTCAACG
- the gdhA gene encoding NADP-specific glutamate dehydrogenase has translation MTAIPPRDARSLSQLKNLAGKAYVAAIMEKVVAQNPAEPEFHQAVHEVVDSLSLVLDQHPEYKAAHIMERMIEPERVILFRVPWVDDHGEIQINRGFRIEMNSAIGPYKGGLRFHPSVNLGILKFLAFEQVFKNSLTTLPMGGGKGGSDFDPKGKSDTEVMHFCQSFMTELFRHIGANTDVPAGDIGVGGREIGFLFGQYKRLKNEFTGVLTGKGLNWGGSLIRPEATGFGAVYFAQEMLASKGTDFQGKLVAVSGFGNVAWGAVKKVGDLGGKVVTISGPDGFVHDPDGIAGEKWEFMLKLRASGQDVVAPYADKFKGAKFHAGKRPWGVKVDVALPCATQNELDGNDAAELVKNGCLAVVEGANMPSTPEAVEAFQKHGVMFAPGKAANAGGVAVSGLEMSQNSMRYNWSREEVDAKLHGIMKSIYKASSEAAAAYGSPGNLVNGANIAGFLKVANAMMDQGAV, from the coding sequence ATGACCGCCATACCCCCGCGCGACGCGCGCTCACTCAGCCAGTTGAAGAACCTCGCCGGCAAGGCCTACGTGGCCGCCATCATGGAAAAGGTGGTCGCGCAGAATCCGGCCGAGCCTGAGTTCCATCAGGCGGTGCATGAGGTCGTCGACTCGCTGAGCCTCGTGCTCGACCAGCATCCGGAGTACAAGGCCGCGCACATCATGGAGCGGATGATCGAGCCCGAGCGCGTGATCCTGTTCCGCGTGCCGTGGGTGGACGATCACGGCGAGATCCAGATCAACCGCGGCTTCCGCATCGAGATGAACAGCGCGATCGGCCCGTACAAGGGCGGCCTGCGCTTCCACCCGTCGGTGAACCTCGGCATCCTGAAGTTCCTCGCCTTCGAGCAGGTGTTCAAGAACTCGCTCACCACGCTCCCGATGGGCGGCGGCAAGGGCGGCAGCGACTTCGACCCGAAGGGGAAGAGCGACACCGAGGTGATGCACTTCTGCCAGAGCTTCATGACGGAGCTCTTCCGCCACATCGGCGCCAACACCGACGTGCCCGCCGGCGACATTGGCGTGGGTGGCCGCGAGATCGGCTTCCTGTTCGGGCAGTACAAGCGGCTGAAGAACGAGTTCACCGGCGTGCTGACGGGGAAGGGGCTCAACTGGGGCGGCTCGCTCATTCGTCCAGAGGCCACGGGCTTCGGCGCCGTCTACTTCGCGCAGGAGATGCTCGCGTCGAAGGGGACGGATTTCCAGGGCAAGCTCGTGGCCGTGTCGGGCTTCGGCAACGTGGCGTGGGGCGCCGTGAAGAAAGTGGGAGACCTGGGCGGCAAGGTGGTCACGATCTCGGGTCCCGACGGCTTCGTGCACGATCCCGACGGCATCGCCGGCGAGAAGTGGGAGTTCATGCTCAAGCTGCGCGCGTCGGGCCAGGACGTGGTGGCGCCGTACGCGGACAAGTTCAAGGGCGCGAAGTTCCACGCCGGCAAGCGTCCGTGGGGCGTCAAGGTGGACGTGGCGCTCCCCTGCGCGACACAGAACGAACTCGACGGCAACGACGCGGCGGAGCTGGTGAAGAACGGATGCCTCGCGGTGGTGGAGGGCGCCAACATGCCGAGCACGCCGGAGGCGGTGGAGGCATTCCAGAAGCACGGCGTGATGTTCGCGCCGGGCAAGGCGGCGAACGCCGGCGGCGTGGCCGTGTCGGGGCTCGAGATGTCGCAGAACAGCATGCGCTACAACTGGTCGCGCGAGGAAGTGGATGCCAAGCTGCACGGGATCATGAAGAGCATCTACAAGGCGTCGAGCGAGGCCGCCGCGGCCTATGGCTCGCCGGGCAACCTGGTGAACGGCGCGAACATCGCCGGCTTCCTCAAGGTGGCCAACGCGATGATGGATCAGGGCGCGGTGTAA
- a CDS encoding DmsE family decaheme c-type cytochrome, with translation MTFFNVRGSGIRSMRPLTWLVGSALVAAVAFAPVAASGQAKAQKADAAVSGATYVGQETCVGCHEKVASAGLHAKAADLRTPAGGKGCESCHGPGSKHADDPEKVKPLQFNKASAVEASAACTSCHSGSEHAFWANSKHEARNVSCVSCHSVHSPKGAPQLKEASQAKLCSSCHQAIANKVQRFNHMPVREDKMACSSCHNVHGSANVRMLKAGTNIDQSCVSCHQEKRGPFLWEHAPVANSCVTCHDAHGSSNDRMLVAKQPGICQRCHVTSRHPPTVYDKFVLQNSSNANKITGRSCLNCHQQIHGSNNPNGKAFLR, from the coding sequence ATGACATTTTTCAACGTTCGAGGAAGTGGCATTCGCTCGATGCGGCCGCTGACTTGGCTCGTCGGCAGTGCGCTCGTGGCGGCGGTGGCGTTTGCGCCCGTCGCGGCGAGCGGCCAGGCAAAGGCGCAGAAAGCGGACGCTGCCGTCTCGGGTGCGACCTACGTCGGTCAGGAGACCTGCGTCGGTTGCCATGAGAAGGTGGCGTCGGCCGGTCTGCACGCCAAGGCGGCCGACCTCCGCACGCCCGCCGGCGGCAAGGGCTGCGAGTCCTGCCACGGTCCGGGCAGCAAGCACGCGGACGATCCCGAAAAGGTGAAGCCGCTCCAGTTCAACAAGGCGAGCGCGGTGGAGGCCTCGGCGGCCTGCACGTCGTGCCACAGCGGCAGCGAGCACGCCTTCTGGGCCAACAGCAAGCACGAAGCGCGCAACGTGAGCTGCGTCTCGTGCCACAGCGTGCACAGCCCCAAGGGCGCGCCGCAGCTGAAGGAAGCGTCGCAGGCCAAGCTGTGCAGCAGCTGTCACCAGGCGATTGCCAACAAGGTGCAGCGCTTCAATCACATGCCGGTGCGCGAGGACAAGATGGCATGCTCGTCGTGCCACAACGTCCACGGCTCGGCCAACGTCCGGATGCTCAAGGCCGGCACGAACATCGACCAGAGCTGCGTCAGCTGCCACCAGGAGAAGCGCGGTCCGTTCCTGTGGGAGCACGCCCCGGTCGCCAACTCGTGCGTGACGTGCCATGACGCGCACGGATCGAGCAACGACCGCATGCTCGTCGCCAAGCAGCCGGGCATCTGCCAGCGCTGCCACGTGACGTCACGCCATCCGCCAACGGTCTACGACAAGTTCGTCCTCCAGAATTCGTCGAACGCCAACAAGATCACGGGCCGCTCGTGCCTGAACTGCCACCAGCAGATTCACGGCTCCAACAACCCCAACGGCAAGGCGTTCCTACGCTAA
- a CDS encoding 2-oxoacid:acceptor oxidoreductase family protein, whose translation MRELRLHGRGGQGTVIASKLLAVALFLEGREVQSFPMFGVERRGSPVTAFLRVDDEPLKLRCEIHEPDELIVLDPTLIGTTDITSGLKLGGRILINTEQAPGDFPDLLARAHVSTVDATGIAVRHGLGGKAQPIVNTAILGAYAADTGLISVANMINAIKEEVPVQIDANIAAAMEAMVAVRHAPMGSADVREVARV comes from the coding sequence ATGCGTGAACTCCGACTGCACGGCCGCGGCGGACAAGGCACGGTCATCGCCTCGAAGTTGCTTGCCGTGGCACTCTTTCTCGAAGGGCGAGAAGTCCAGTCCTTCCCCATGTTCGGCGTCGAGCGCCGCGGTTCGCCGGTGACGGCCTTCCTGCGCGTCGACGACGAGCCGCTCAAGCTGCGCTGCGAGATCCACGAGCCCGACGAGCTGATCGTGCTCGACCCGACGCTGATCGGGACGACGGACATCACCTCGGGACTCAAGCTCGGCGGCCGCATCCTCATCAACACCGAGCAGGCGCCGGGGGATTTTCCGGACCTGCTGGCGCGGGCGCACGTGAGCACCGTGGACGCCACCGGCATCGCCGTGCGGCACGGCCTGGGCGGCAAGGCCCAGCCCATCGTGAACACGGCGATCCTCGGTGCCTACGCCGCCGACACCGGCCTGATCTCGGTTGCGAACATGATCAACGCCATCAAGGAAGAGGTGCCGGTGCAGATCGACGCCAACATCGCGGCCGCCATGGAGGCCATGGTGGCCGTGCGCCATGCGCCGATGGGAAGCGCCGACGTGCGGGAGGTGGCCCGTGTCTGA